Genomic window (Alteromonas pelagimontana):
ATCCGGCAGTACCGCCACCCACAATCACCACATTTCGTATTTTGGCCACTGATACTCCCTCTTTCAGCTGGTGACAGCGTTATCATATTAGCACTGTCTTTTTAGCTGCTATTACACTATTAATGCACATAATACGGTGGGATTTCAAATCCCACCGTCGTACTCCTACAGTTCATGCAAGAACAATTTTTGCGGCTATCCTCCAACCTGACGAATAGTATAGAAATACCTAATCAAACTATTTTGATAACTAGCAATATAAGGTAAAAACACCCTCCCAGAATAAAACGGTTGCTTGATAGAAATACTTTGTTAACATAAATGATAGCGTTGTCATTTTATGATAACAAAGGCCCATCTTAACTCGAAGGAAAAGATTATGCAGGGAATAAAAGTATCTTTTACGGTGGCTAGTGTTCTGCTGGCGATCCCAGCGCTAAATGTTGCTGCTGCAACGGAGCTGAACCAAGCAGCGCTGCACAAGCTGGCTCAGCAACTCGACGTTAAGTATGAAGTTATCAGCAATTTCAATGACACATCCTGTAAGGAATACCGCTCCCCCTGCCCTCGCTCAAAGTTGGTGTTAACCAGCCCTACCGAGTTTTCAGCAACAGATTGGACGCTCTATTTTGGCCAGAATGCGCCTGTCACAGGCGACCAGAGTGCGTTATTTGATGTTAAGCATGTTAACGGCGATTTGCATACGCTTTCTCCTACCACCGAATTCACTGGATTCAAAGCAGGCGAAGCGGTAGAAATTCCTCTGGAAGGGCATTTCTCCTATATTTCTGAATCTACAGTGATGCCTAATTATTATTTAACGTCGCCGGGGCTCGAACCAGAAATTATTGCTGCCACAGTGGAAACGTTTGATGAGGAAACGGGACTGTATACGCTTCCCCACGCGGGCAGCTTTACCAAAGAAGAACAACTGAAAAGATCTGAAAACGATCACTCGCCTCAGGCAACGGCGTCACAACTGTTTGAGTGGTATTCCGCCATTGCCGGTAACACGTCAACGGCAGCAGAAAATCGTATTATTCCCACTATTAAAAACGCTTCAGTCACCGGTAAACGCGTTACATTAAATTCAGGCTTGGCGTTTGATGATGCCACAGCGAAGGATTTGCCATTTCTTTTTGAACTGCGGAATATTCCTTTGGCCACAAGCGGGCTGAAGGTCAAGCTGACGTCAGCACCTTCGTTAGGTGCACAAGCATATTCGCTAGCCATTTCAGAAAAAGAAATTACCTTACAATCCAGTTCAGCCGCGGGTCAGTTTTATGGCTTGATCAGTCTGGCATGGCTATACGACACCGCCACTTCTTCGCTTCCCGTTGGTACTTTCGAAGATGCACCGCGGTATGACTTCAGGGGCATTCACATTGATGTAGCCCGCAACTTTCACAGCAAGGCAATGATCCTCAGGCTGATGAAAGAAATGGCAATGTTAAAGCTCAACAAGTTGCATCTGCATCTTGCAGACGATGAAGGCTGGCGTTTGGAAATTCCCGGATTACCTGAGCTAACAGATCTTGGCGCTTACCGCTGTCACGATTTATCGGAAACGACTTGTTTACTGCCCCAATTGGGTAATGGCCCTTTTAAGGACACCAGCGTTAACGGGTTTTACAGCGTAGAAGACTATAAGGAAATTCTTCAGCTAGCGAAGCGTTATCACATTGAAGTGATCCCGTCACTTGATATGCCCGGTCACTCCCGGGCGGCTATCAAGTCGATGGAAGCGCGATACCAGCGTCTGAAAGCAGCAGGGGAAATAGCAAAAGCTGAGCAATATCGGCTAGTGGAGCCTCAGGACACCACCCAATACTCATCCATCCAATATTACAACGACAACACCTTAAACCCGTGTATTCCAGCAACCTATCGGTTTGTTGAAGCGGTAATAAGTGAGGTCAAAAAAATGCATGAGGATGCCGGCCTGCCGCTTAAGCGTTACCACATTGGCGCTGACGAGACCGCGGGAGCCTGGTCTGAATCTCCTGCTTGCGCCGCATTAATGAAGCAAGAA
Coding sequences:
- a CDS encoding family 20 glycosylhydrolase, with translation MQGIKVSFTVASVLLAIPALNVAAATELNQAALHKLAQQLDVKYEVISNFNDTSCKEYRSPCPRSKLVLTSPTEFSATDWTLYFGQNAPVTGDQSALFDVKHVNGDLHTLSPTTEFTGFKAGEAVEIPLEGHFSYISESTVMPNYYLTSPGLEPEIIAATVETFDEETGLYTLPHAGSFTKEEQLKRSENDHSPQATASQLFEWYSAIAGNTSTAAENRIIPTIKNASVTGKRVTLNSGLAFDDATAKDLPFLFELRNIPLATSGLKVKLTSAPSLGAQAYSLAISEKEITLQSSSAAGQFYGLISLAWLYDTATSSLPVGTFEDAPRYDFRGIHIDVARNFHSKAMILRLMKEMAMLKLNKLHLHLADDEGWRLEIPGLPELTDLGAYRCHDLSETTCLLPQLGNGPFKDTSVNGFYSVEDYKEILQLAKRYHIEVIPSLDMPGHSRAAIKSMEARYQRLKAAGEIAKAEQYRLVEPQDTTQYSSIQYYNDNTLNPCIPATYRFVEAVISEVKKMHEDAGLPLKRYHIGADETAGAWSESPACAALMKQENIDSPEKLTSLFISRVATIVDRMGITTGAWSDGLSHVKPDMLPASIQSNIWDLLPAQGHVRAQEMANKGWDTVLSLPDVLYFDFPYQADPVETGFYWGSRSTDTYQLFQFMPDNLPAHAEFWTDVMGNQYQAQDSTPLKEGASFTGIQGQLWSEIVRQDSTAEYLYNPRMLALAERAWHQATWEIPYVAGRNYSAETQYFTDELQRAQNRDWLAFTQTMVNKYLPALNKTDIFYRLPVPGAEIRNGKLHAVAPWEGVTIEYREGEGKWQRYREPVEVRGNIKDDIAVRSTLPGTQRVGRSIQVK